From a region of the Pectobacterium aquaticum genome:
- the vasI gene encoding type VI secretion system-associated protein VasI: MFLTMAPLLLATAATPDPAWQSLWEQCRNETSSELRLACYDALGREAERNGTLSPQRDNAATGGTFQLGREADSGDMTLTRVLADGNTLVISCASNITHLRLTLSEPWAGESVTSQLDGVTVSDSWFVRNRGLLLESGRGLPAIDALKRWIGHRELVLNGADGHALRIELAGLGEALAPLRQQCHW; this comes from the coding sequence ATGTTTCTGACGATGGCACCTCTATTGTTGGCAACGGCCGCGACACCCGATCCCGCCTGGCAGTCATTATGGGAACAGTGCCGCAATGAGACGTCTTCAGAGCTCCGGCTGGCCTGTTATGACGCGCTGGGGCGGGAAGCGGAACGCAACGGCACGCTGTCCCCGCAGCGTGATAACGCCGCGACGGGCGGAACGTTTCAACTGGGACGTGAAGCAGACAGCGGCGATATGACGCTCACCCGCGTGCTGGCCGATGGCAATACGCTGGTGATTAGCTGCGCCAGCAATATTACACACTTGCGCTTAACGCTCAGTGAACCCTGGGCAGGTGAGTCCGTCACATCGCAACTGGATGGCGTGACGGTGTCCGACAGCTGGTTTGTCCGCAACCGTGGGCTGCTGCTGGAATCGGGACGCGGCCTGCCGGCGATTGATGCGTTAAAGCGTTGGATTGGGCATCGCGAACTGGTGCTTAACGGCGCGGACGGTCATGCGCTGCGTATCGAACTCGCCGGGCTGGGCGAAGCGCTCGCGCCACTGCGTCAGCAGTGTCACTGGTAA
- the tssM gene encoding type VI secretion system membrane subunit TssM → MFKTIITFLRKQLPKLKPSWLLLGVLLWVVVLVLAWWLGPRLTVGESRPLQGIWGRVVFTLVWLWLAFSYSAWMVWRRVQQMRAERHEQQVIEQDPLQVYVDSQQTFLDRWLEAFQTQLGKRALYAMPWYLTIGLAGSGKSSLIHRANPANKMNPKLDAELRDVAAGQQVSSWVGESAVIWDPSGQLLAQPELEGDSLGQRHARLWQHLLQWLSENRRRQPLNGLVLTLDISWLAQAGVADRKAYAQVMRARLQEISVNINTRLPVYIALTRLDMLSGFDKVYRQLNREARQAVLGVTFTPQASNSKGWLEELERFWDEWVTHLNDNLPDMLLTQSDRSVRNSLFSFVRQLAGVKDYVMDVLTETLAAGEDRAFLIRGVYVSSVYQQGVPFDAFAQSASRRYQLPEPINPALRGESNTFFVQRLFPDVIFPEASLAGENRLHSLYRRRRLSIGVGCMLLASLALIGSWHHFYRVNEEAGRNVLTKAQAFIGTNELEGQQGYGYQQLPRLNLIRDATLSFGNYHERTPLLADLGLYQGAKIGPHVEGTYLQMLNQRFLPAVMQGLLEDLNQAPANSEQKLTILRVMRMLDDASGRNKSLVEQFMAQRWQKAFPGQGNVQEQLMQHLDYALEHTDWHKAREQKDAVAISTFAPFSQPITLAQQELSKLPMYQRVYQSLVMKATQVLPPDLAIRDEVGPTFDPVFSLRNDKAGSVPRLLTYPGFSDYYLKQDKALLELTALDAWVLGQRERAQFSEADRREILRQVNDRYITDYINQWQKVLANIDVQTLDTPEQALDILTDITGNDQPFQRVLTTVSDNTRIRKLADDDNDTAQSINTRTGRPFMTINAALSGRGEQGPLVQEVNQKLTDLYHYLDQIVNATDPGQAALKAVQARQGNKFADPVFALQQYARSLPAPLDRWVGQLAGESASLVTGLAMSSLNQEWLDKVVMPFNEKLADRYPFDPSSNKDVPLSEMEMFFMTGGTLDSFYQTNLKAMMESGMLEEGMASPLQAELVKQLERATRIRQTLFNAQGSLEVHFVLEPLELTANKRRSVLNLDGQLLEYSHGRRQKTPLVWPNSMRDGAESKLTLVPDDRERSPRSLSFSGPWAMFRLVNSDQLTQVNENTFDVRFSLENGAMTYRVYTDASHNPFAGGLFSQFTLPDSLY, encoded by the coding sequence ATGTTTAAAACAATCATAACCTTTCTACGCAAGCAGTTGCCTAAACTGAAACCCTCTTGGCTGCTTTTAGGCGTGCTGCTGTGGGTTGTCGTGTTGGTTCTGGCCTGGTGGCTGGGGCCGCGTTTGACGGTGGGCGAGTCCCGTCCGTTGCAGGGAATCTGGGGCCGCGTGGTGTTCACGCTGGTTTGGCTATGGCTGGCGTTCTCCTACAGTGCCTGGATGGTCTGGCGTCGTGTGCAGCAGATGCGTGCGGAGCGTCATGAACAGCAGGTGATTGAGCAGGATCCCTTGCAGGTGTATGTCGACAGCCAGCAGACGTTTCTCGATCGCTGGCTGGAAGCGTTTCAGACCCAGTTGGGTAAAAGGGCGCTGTATGCGATGCCGTGGTATCTGACGATTGGTCTGGCTGGCAGCGGGAAAAGTAGCCTGATCCATCGCGCTAATCCGGCAAACAAAATGAATCCGAAGCTGGATGCGGAGCTGCGAGACGTGGCGGCAGGCCAGCAGGTGAGCAGTTGGGTTGGTGAATCCGCGGTGATTTGGGACCCCAGCGGACAGCTACTTGCCCAGCCTGAACTGGAGGGCGATTCGCTCGGGCAGCGTCATGCTCGACTGTGGCAGCACCTGTTACAGTGGCTCAGCGAAAACCGCCGCCGCCAGCCGCTCAACGGTCTGGTGCTTACGCTGGATATCTCCTGGCTGGCACAGGCTGGGGTCGCCGATCGCAAAGCCTACGCGCAGGTCATGCGCGCCCGCTTGCAGGAAATTTCCGTCAACATTAATACGCGCTTACCGGTGTATATCGCACTGACCCGGTTGGATATGCTGAGCGGCTTCGATAAGGTCTATCGCCAGTTAAACCGCGAAGCGCGTCAGGCCGTATTAGGGGTGACGTTTACGCCGCAGGCAAGCAACAGCAAAGGCTGGCTAGAAGAGCTGGAGCGCTTCTGGGACGAGTGGGTCACGCACCTGAATGACAACCTGCCGGACATGCTGCTGACGCAATCCGACAGAAGCGTGCGCAATTCGCTGTTCTCGTTCGTTCGCCAACTGGCCGGCGTGAAAGATTACGTGATGGACGTGTTGACGGAAACGTTAGCGGCGGGCGAGGATCGCGCGTTCCTGATTCGCGGTGTCTACGTCAGCTCTGTCTACCAACAAGGGGTGCCGTTCGATGCCTTTGCGCAATCGGCTTCCCGACGTTACCAACTGCCCGAACCGATTAACCCTGCGCTGCGCGGTGAATCGAATACGTTCTTTGTACAGCGCCTTTTCCCTGACGTCATTTTCCCTGAGGCCAGTCTGGCGGGCGAAAACCGGCTGCATAGCCTCTATCGCCGACGTCGGCTGAGTATCGGCGTGGGCTGCATGCTGCTCGCCAGTCTGGCGCTGATTGGTAGCTGGCACCATTTCTACCGGGTCAATGAAGAAGCCGGACGTAACGTCCTGACGAAAGCGCAGGCCTTTATCGGCACCAATGAGCTGGAAGGCCAGCAGGGCTACGGCTATCAACAACTGCCGCGTCTGAATTTGATTCGCGATGCGACCTTATCCTTTGGTAATTACCATGAGCGCACGCCGCTGCTGGCCGATCTTGGCCTGTATCAGGGCGCCAAGATTGGGCCTCATGTTGAAGGCACCTATCTGCAAATGCTGAATCAGCGCTTTCTCCCTGCGGTGATGCAAGGGCTGCTGGAAGATCTGAATCAGGCACCGGCCAATAGTGAGCAAAAGCTGACGATTCTGCGCGTGATGCGGATGCTGGATGATGCGTCAGGGCGCAATAAATCGCTGGTCGAACAGTTTATGGCGCAGCGTTGGCAGAAGGCATTTCCCGGACAGGGCAACGTGCAGGAACAGCTGATGCAGCATCTGGATTACGCCCTTGAGCACACTGATTGGCACAAGGCGCGTGAGCAAAAAGATGCGGTAGCGATCAGCACTTTTGCACCCTTTAGTCAGCCGATTACGCTGGCCCAGCAGGAACTGAGCAAGCTGCCGATGTATCAGCGCGTTTATCAGAGTCTGGTGATGAAGGCGACGCAGGTGCTGCCGCCGGATTTAGCGATTCGTGATGAAGTCGGCCCGACGTTTGATCCGGTGTTTTCCCTGCGCAATGACAAAGCGGGAAGCGTGCCTCGACTGCTGACGTATCCCGGCTTTAGCGACTATTACCTCAAGCAGGACAAAGCGCTGTTAGAGCTGACAGCGCTGGATGCCTGGGTGCTGGGACAGCGTGAACGTGCACAGTTCAGCGAGGCCGATCGGCGGGAAATTCTGCGTCAGGTGAATGACCGCTACATTACGGATTACATCAACCAGTGGCAGAAAGTGCTGGCGAATATTGATGTGCAGACGCTCGATACGCCGGAGCAGGCGCTCGATATTCTCACGGATATTACCGGCAACGATCAGCCCTTCCAGCGCGTGCTGACCACGGTGAGTGATAACACCCGTATCCGCAAGCTGGCCGATGATGATAACGACACGGCGCAGAGCATTAACACGCGTACGGGTCGTCCGTTTATGACCATCAATGCGGCGCTGAGCGGGCGCGGTGAGCAGGGACCGCTGGTGCAAGAGGTCAATCAGAAGCTGACCGATCTCTACCACTATCTCGATCAGATCGTCAACGCGACCGATCCGGGGCAGGCAGCGTTGAAAGCGGTGCAGGCGCGGCAGGGAAATAAATTTGCCGATCCGGTATTCGCCTTACAGCAATACGCCCGCAGCCTGCCCGCGCCGTTGGATCGCTGGGTAGGACAATTAGCTGGAGAAAGCGCGAGTCTGGTGACTGGGTTGGCGATGTCGTCGCTGAATCAGGAATGGCTGGATAAGGTTGTCATGCCATTCAATGAGAAGCTGGCAGATCGTTATCCCTTCGACCCGTCATCGAACAAGGATGTGCCGCTATCGGAAATGGAAATGTTCTTCATGACTGGCGGGACGCTGGACAGCTTCTATCAAACCAACCTCAAGGCGATGATGGAGAGCGGCATGCTGGAAGAAGGCATGGCATCGCCTTTGCAGGCAGAGCTGGTGAAACAGCTTGAACGCGCGACCCGCATCCGCCAGACCCTGTTTAATGCACAGGGCAGCCTGGAAGTGCATTTCGTGCTGGAGCCGCTGGAACTGACGGCGAACAAGCGCCGCAGCGTGCTGAATCTGGACGGACAGTTGCTGGAATACAGCCACGGTCGTCGCCAGAAAACGCCGCTGGTATGGCCAAACAGTATGCGTGACGGTGCCGAAAGCAAGCTGACGCTGGTGCCGGACGATCGTGAACGTTCGCCGCGCAGCCTGAGCTTTAGCGGGCCGTGGGCGATGTTCCGGTTAGTCAATAGCGATCAGTTAACGCAGGTGAATGAGAACACCTTTGACGTACGCTTCTCGCTGGAGAACGGGGCGATGACGTATCGCGTGTACACCGATGCCAGCCATAACCCGTTTGCCGGTGGTCTGTTCAGCCAGTTCACGCTGCCTGACTCGCTTTATTAA
- the tssA gene encoding type VI secretion system protein TssA, giving the protein MHAHPWCKRLQTSLPDEKLRAAVLADDPLWEKVETELVKLGSLAHNQVDLNVVAGYCLTLLESKTKDMRVLVQLLRCLQHPAKATPFSTALMLLDSWLESYWVPAWPASPVQKQKLMIQIVRRFESALPRIAESASSAELEQLQQLTEQVATRWGELASDKAVLMDELVQGVKRARQRQQAQEQANQTAKPAPAASSSGSAGGSETSTSAASTPVSSVEINSSDERGWRQTQLNVAALLVERHPASPMGYRLRRHAIWSGIATPPMSSKGNKTQLAPVSSDRVDEYQSALAQADLALWERIEQSLVLAPYWFDGHMLSASVASRLGHASVATAIAEELSAFIQRVPELRELAFSDGTPFLTGKCSQWLQSSQPVRGGGARQDDLATEAAACRDEKGIGAAMQLLDERMRRLKEPRDRFYAELVLADLLAEEGMKSLAAQHYQHMWQESQQLGLMQWEPGLVSRVERLAASRKK; this is encoded by the coding sequence ATGCATGCACATCCCTGGTGTAAACGCCTGCAAACCTCGTTGCCGGATGAGAAATTGCGCGCGGCGGTATTGGCTGACGATCCGCTCTGGGAAAAGGTCGAAACAGAGCTGGTCAAGCTGGGGTCGCTGGCGCATAACCAGGTCGATCTTAACGTGGTGGCAGGGTATTGCCTGACCTTGCTGGAAAGCAAAACCAAAGATATGCGGGTACTGGTGCAGCTATTGCGCTGCTTACAGCACCCAGCCAAAGCGACACCGTTTTCTACTGCCCTGATGCTGCTGGACAGCTGGCTGGAGAGTTACTGGGTGCCTGCCTGGCCTGCCAGTCCGGTTCAGAAACAGAAGTTAATGATCCAGATTGTTCGGCGTTTTGAGAGTGCGCTGCCCCGCATTGCAGAAAGTGCCTCCAGCGCAGAGCTGGAGCAATTACAGCAGTTAACGGAACAGGTGGCGACCCGCTGGGGCGAACTGGCCAGTGACAAAGCGGTGCTGATGGATGAGCTGGTGCAGGGCGTTAAGCGTGCCAGACAGCGACAGCAGGCGCAGGAACAGGCGAATCAGACGGCGAAGCCAGCACCGGCAGCCAGCAGTAGTGGAAGCGCGGGCGGAAGTGAAACCAGCACGAGCGCGGCCTCGACGCCCGTCAGCTCGGTGGAGATTAATTCATCCGATGAACGCGGCTGGCGGCAAACCCAACTGAACGTCGCGGCGCTGCTGGTTGAGCGTCATCCCGCTTCACCGATGGGTTACCGTCTGCGACGCCACGCTATCTGGTCCGGCATTGCCACACCGCCGATGTCGTCCAAGGGGAATAAAACCCAACTGGCACCCGTCTCGTCAGACCGCGTGGATGAATACCAAAGTGCGCTGGCTCAGGCCGATTTGGCGCTGTGGGAACGCATAGAACAAAGTCTGGTGCTGGCACCTTACTGGTTTGATGGCCATATGTTGTCGGCCTCGGTGGCCTCACGTCTGGGGCATGCTTCCGTCGCGACGGCGATTGCCGAGGAGCTGTCTGCGTTTATTCAGCGTGTGCCGGAGCTGCGTGAACTGGCGTTCAGCGATGGCACACCTTTTTTGACCGGGAAATGTAGCCAGTGGTTGCAGTCCAGCCAGCCGGTTCGCGGCGGCGGGGCGCGGCAGGACGATCTGGCGACGGAGGCGGCGGCCTGTCGAGATGAGAAAGGCATTGGGGCGGCGATGCAGCTATTGGATGAACGCATGCGTCGCCTGAAAGAGCCGCGCGACCGCTTTTATGCCGAGTTGGTTCTGGCGGATTTACTCGCCGAAGAAGGGATGAAATCACTGGCAGCACAGCACTATCAGCACATGTGGCAGGAAAGCCAACAATTGGGCCTGATGCAATGGGAACCGGGACTGGTTAGCCGCGTGGAGCGGTTGGCGGCATCCCGCAAAAAATAA